The Candidatus Moraniibacteriota bacterium genome includes a region encoding these proteins:
- a CDS encoding S1C family serine protease → MDTNNKSNRIKSVIRFIVIALAIFVIGGLGAVTMENYVFPRLSATQLFSKYKFLQKAGEKTTIISKTEQVVVKEDDSVNQIASQAATAVVNIISVSEKKQKILESKEAFLSEKGATGILVTSDGLIVTYRAAIIEKDARYTVFTYDGVRYSATLVGIDEFTNLAYLKIDASNLPAVSFANSSDFQPGKKLIAVGNSPGEYQNRFAAGLLSNINKTFNIAGKTVSSSEKLEGVFETDFENQTAYLGGPIINYNGELVGVIGSVLIDNREHFFQIPANAVRRSLELAIKNELANRPVLGIYYVPITKEYAIVNNLARDRGALIFSSSGKEGLAIITGSPAEKAGLQINDIIIAVTGQEVNLDNPLSNLLSQYKKGEEVELLVLRENREIKIKVDL, encoded by the coding sequence ATGGATACTAACAACAAGAGTAATAGAATTAAATCAGTCATTCGCTTTATTGTAATAGCGCTTGCTATTTTTGTTATTGGCGGACTGGGAGCCGTTACCATGGAAAATTATGTGTTTCCGCGGCTAAGCGCCACTCAACTTTTTTCTAAATACAAATTTCTGCAAAAAGCCGGAGAAAAAACTACCATCATCAGCAAGACCGAGCAGGTAGTAGTAAAAGAAGATGATTCAGTAAATCAAATCGCTTCCCAGGCAGCAACGGCAGTAGTAAATATCATTTCCGTAAGCGAAAAAAAGCAAAAAATATTGGAAAGCAAAGAAGCTTTTCTTTCAGAAAAAGGTGCCACTGGCATTTTAGTAACCAGTGACGGCCTTATTGTCACTTATCGCGCCGCAATAATTGAAAAAGATGCTCGTTATACCGTTTTTACTTACGACGGCGTCCGTTATAGCGCTACCTTGGTAGGTATCGACGAATTCACCAACCTAGCTTATCTAAAAATCGACGCTTCAAACCTTCCGGCTGTATCTTTTGCCAACTCTTCCGATTTCCAGCCCGGGAAAAAACTGATTGCGGTTGGCAATTCTCCCGGAGAATACCAAAATCGCTTTGCAGCCGGGCTATTGAGCAATATTAATAAAACATTCAATATCGCCGGAAAAACAGTTTCTTCATCGGAGAAACTGGAAGGAGTTTTTGAAACGGACTTTGAAAATCAGACAGCGTATCTTGGAGGGCCGATTATCAACTACAATGGGGAACTGGTGGGAGTAATAGGTTCAGTGCTAATAGACAACCGGGAACATTTTTTCCAAATCCCAGCCAACGCGGTAAGGCGATCACTGGAACTGGCTATTAAAAATGAATTAGCAAACAGACCGGTGCTAGGCATATACTACGTGCCGATTACAAAAGAATACGCTATAGTTAATAATTTAGCCCGGGATAGAGGGGCGCTTATTTTTTCTTCTTCCGGAAAAGAAGGATTGGCAATTATCACGGGTTCGCCAGCTGAAAAAGCCGGCCTTCAGATAAACGACATCATCATAGCGGTGACCGGCCAGGAGGTAAATTTGGATAATCCTTTATCAAATTTGTTGAGCCAATATAAGAAAGGCGAAGAAGTAGAATTGCTAGTTTTGAGGGAAAACAGAGAAATTAAAATAAAAGTTGATTTATAG